TGTTGTGGGCCTTCACCCCGCTTCACAAATCTACGTAAAAAATAAAGCGAAGGCATGCGACGAAGTGGGGATTGAAAATTTTACCAGTCGCCTCAGTGAAACTATTTCAGAAAAAGATTTGCTCACGCATATTGAAACGCTCAACAAAGATCCAAAGGTACACGGCATTTTGGTGCAACTCCCGCTTCCACAACACTTCAATACAAACAATATTTTATTTCACATTGATCCCAAAAAAGATGTGGATGGATTGCACCCGGACAACATGGGACGTCTCTATCTGAAACTGCCCGGACTGAAACCCTGCACCCCGCAGGGCATTATTCATATGATTGAAAGCACGGGGATTTCTTTACGCGGAAAAGACGCCTGCGTTGTGGGACGGTCCGCCATCGTCGGAAAACCCACGGCCGCGCTTTTGGAACAAAAAGATTGCACGGTCACGCTTTGCCACAGTCAGACAAAAAATCTTTCCGAAAAAATCCGGTCCGCGGATATCGTAGTGGCCGCAATCGGCAAGCCCAGATTCATTCAGGGGAGTTGGATTAAAAAAGGTGCTGTCGTTATCGACGTTGGCATTCACCGTATTTCCGATGGAGACGTCTCTGACGGAAACATCATCGGTGATGTTGATTTTGACGAAGCAAAAAATAAGGCAGGATATATTTCTCCCGTCCCGGGAGGCGTCGGTCCAATGACGATTGCAATGTTACTAAAAAACACCGTGCAAGCGGCAAAATACAGGACCATGGACCATTGACTAACTGCTTTTTATTTTTAGTCCATGGTCAATGGTCCCTTGTCCATAGTCCAATTTAAGGAGAAAAAATGACGAAAAAAATACCACTTTATAATGAACATGTTCAACTCGGCGCAAAAATGGTTCCGTTCGCAGGATTTGATATGCCCGTGCAATACAAAGGCGTTGTGGAGGAACACAACACGGTTCGCCATACTGCAGGACTTTTTGATGTGAGTCACATGGGTGAATTTTCTTTTACCGGTGCAGAGGCGCTTCCCTTTTTAAATTATCTCACCGCAAACAACGTTGCCAAACTCGTTGATGGCCAAGCACAATATTCCCTTCTCTGCAATAAAACCGGCGGACTTGTGGATGACATCCTTGTTTACCGGAAGTCGGCGGATGATTTTATTATGGTGGTTAATGCTTCCAACATTGAAAAGGACTGGAATTGGATTATTCAAAATCAAAAATCAAAAATCAAAGATCAAAATGACAGATTAAAAATCAAAAATATAAGTGAAGAGACTTGCTTATTGGCTTTACAAGGACCTAAAGCTGTCGAGATTATCCAAAAACTGACCGACGCCCCAATAACCGGTTTGAAAACTTTTCGGTTTGTCACCGCCACACTTGCTGGCCAAAAAGATTGCATCCTCGCAAGAACGGGTTACACCGGTGAAGACGGAGTGGAAATTTTTTGCAAAAACGAACAGGCCGTTCCGCTCTGGAAAGCCATTTTAAAAACCGGCGCACCCTACGGCGCACAACCAATC
This genomic stretch from Deltaproteobacteria bacterium harbors:
- the folD gene encoding bifunctional methylenetetrahydrofolate dehydrogenase/methenyltetrahydrofolate cyclohydrolase FolD codes for the protein MAILIDGKALAAQHRKETAEEVQKLKAKGLQPGLAFIVVGLHPASQIYVKNKAKACDEVGIENFTSRLSETISEKDLLTHIETLNKDPKVHGILVQLPLPQHFNTNNILFHIDPKKDVDGLHPDNMGRLYLKLPGLKPCTPQGIIHMIESTGISLRGKDACVVGRSAIVGKPTAALLEQKDCTVTLCHSQTKNLSEKIRSADIVVAAIGKPRFIQGSWIKKGAVVIDVGIHRISDGDVSDGNIIGDVDFDEAKNKAGYISPVPGGVGPMTIAMLLKNTVQAAKYRTMDH
- the gcvT gene encoding glycine cleavage system aminomethyltransferase GcvT, translated to MTKKIPLYNEHVQLGAKMVPFAGFDMPVQYKGVVEEHNTVRHTAGLFDVSHMGEFSFTGAEALPFLNYLTANNVAKLVDGQAQYSLLCNKTGGLVDDILVYRKSADDFIMVVNASNIEKDWNWIIQNQKSKIKDQNDRLKIKNISEETCLLALQGPKAVEIIQKLTDAPITGLKTFRFVTATLAGQKDCILARTGYTGEDGVEIFCKNEQAVPLWKAILKTGAPYGAQPI